Genomic DNA from Hordeum vulgare subsp. vulgare chromosome 2H, MorexV3_pseudomolecules_assembly, whole genome shotgun sequence:
GTCCTCCACGTCGCCCAGCCAGATAGTGCTCGACCTTTCTCTAAAAAAGAGATGGTGCTCCCccctcaaaaaaaagaaaaagaaaaaaaaaagatggTGCTCGACCTCGAAGCCGCCGCACGCCGCCGCTGAATGCCTGAATCCCTAATTCCCTCCGAGCTCCGACTGCTTCCGGCTCCACTCCGCGCTGCCGAGCCCACCTTGGTGGCAAGCTCCTCCACCTCCAGCGGCTCGCGCCGATGCGTCATCTCGCTGACTCTCTCCCCGCACCCTGCAGTGCATCGTCTGCTCCAGCGCTGCAGCGCCTGGCAAGCTCTTCCACGCCGGCGTCGGTGGAGCTGCTACACTAGGCACGGAGGCATATGCAAGAGGACTGCGAGAGCGCGAGTGGATTTTGTTCGGAGAGGTGGCTGGTTGGCGCTGTTCCTGCTCGACAGCTCAAGCCAGGTACCGAATATTCtaattcttgacttgatattccaTATACATCCGTAATCTGTAGACTTGATGCTTATGTTTGTGGAATGAAACAAATCGATGCGTATTTTTGTTGTAAATTGCAGAATTggacatgaagaggaacgggacaCTCCCTTCTCCTGAAACATCAGCCTTTAACATGATTGCATCTTCTGCATTAGTGTATTAGTGTTTCTTCGCTGTCCATAACGTTGTAAAGAAAATCTGAAAATGTCTAGACGGATTTTATTCTTCACATATACAGTATATCTAAGCATCGCAGCATAGCTGGTACAATCATGAACCCAATGTTCTAGTTGGAATAGTGCAGAGTATATATGCCAATAACATGTAAGACAGGTGGTCAGTTACAATTTACAAACTTGCAGCGGAAAACATTCCTTTTCAGGATTGTAGTTCTCCTCGATCTGCTGCACGACATCAGACATTGCAACTGAGACCAAGCAGGTTTCACTGACTATGATCTGCGACGTTTTGGCAGGAATCAGGACTGTTGGATCTCCTCGATCTGCTGCACGACATCAGACATTGCAGGCCTCGAGCCGGGATCTTGACTGCAACAGTTTATGCCGAGCTGCAGAAGTCGCACCATGCACTCCTCTTCGCCATCCTTCTGCTCCTGTTCTCGGAGCTCAACGTCGAAAGCCTCTGCCATCCACTCCTCGGGTATAATGGAACACACCCACCGTGGCAAATCTACTCGCTCCTTATCCTGAGACTTGCGAGTGAGAAGCTCCAGCAATAGGATGCCGAAGCTGTACACATCAGATTTCTGGGAGACCCACCTATTGTGGGTGACCTCAGGTGCACGGTAGCCCGAGGAATTGGAATAATTGCCAAGTCTTATCAGGCCATGCTCCGACACACATGCGTCGTGGGTTCCGGTGAGCAGGATGTTGGAAGACTTGATGTTGCCATGATAGCTCGATGGTCCAGCTAAATGGATAGCCTGCACACCCCGGGCAGCAGCTAGTGAGATAGCCAACCGCTGCTCCCAGTCCAGTGGAGCTAGGCCAGAACCTTTTTCACCTAGACTCACACATCATGAATTGGCGATGCATCAGACACTTTAGAAATTTTAAAGGCAAGCATATGATATCATTGTAGAGTATATACATTACCATGAAGCGCTTTTGCTAGGCTACCCATGGGGATGATATCATACGCTAGCAACTTCTGATCCTTTTTACAGTAATACCACCGCAGTGGAACAATGTGCTTGTTCTGGATGGAGCCGATGAGCCTGATATGCTGCTCAAACTCCGCCTTCGGCAAGTTCACACCCCTCAGCCTCCTGACCACCAGCTCATATCCACTATCAAGTGTGGCTTTGAATGTTGTCCCGACTGTACCTTTGCCCAGAATTTCAGCCGGTGCCCGGAGCAGGTCGTCCAGCTCAAACAATTGGCTAGCCACTGTCGGCCTAACAATAAAAGTTCCCACATATTGGGTACTACTACTGTTTTCCTGTGATAGTGCCGCTTTGGCTGGGGCCACAATGACCGTTTTCGGGTTACTGGCATTGCTTTCTTGTGATGGCGTGTTTGGCGTTGTTTCTGCTGGAGCTACAGCTTCCACCAATGGTGTTTCAGCTGGAGCTTGCTTATTTTTCCTCACCGTGTTTGGCGTTGTTTCTGCTGCAGCTACAGTTTCCACCAATGGACTTTCAGCTGGAGCTTGCTTATTTTTCCTCACCGTGTTTGGCGTTGTTTCTGCTGGAGCTACAGTCAATGGTGTTTCAGCTGGAGCTTGCTTATTTTTCCTCACCGTGTTTGGCGTTGTTTCTGCTGGAGCTACAGTTTCCACCAATGGTGTTTCTGCTGGAGCTTGCTTATTTTTCCTCACCGTGTTTGGCGTTGTTTCTGCTGGAGCTACAGTCAATGGTGTTTCAGCTGGAGCTTGCTTATTTTTCCTCACCGTGTTTGGCGTTGTTTCTGCTGGAGCTACAGTTTCCACCAATGGTGTTTCTGCTGGAGCTTGCTTATTTTTCCTCACCCAAGAAAACAGAGCTAGTCTTTCTTGTACCTGATGTGGAGCCTTTCTAAGTTTACGAAGACATTCTGCAACTTCTAACATCTCAGGGCGTTTGTCGTGTTCCATCCTCAAGCATTTACATGCCAACCTAGCAATCTCTTCGATAATCTTCATGTTGCTCGATGTTACAATTTCCGGATCAAACATCTCCCTCACCCTCCTAAACCCTTTTGAAAGAGACTGAATAAAACTTTCAACCAAGCCAATCTCCCCATCCTCTGTTCTTGCTTTTTTTCTAGTAATCAGTTCCAGGAGTACAACTCCAAAACTATAAACATCACTCTTTGCTGTGAGGCGACCATTCTGAGCAAACAGAGGGTCCATGTAACCTATACTTCCTATCACATTTACAGTATATAGAGTCTTTTTAGTGTTGACTAGTCTTGATATTCCAAAGTCTGATATTTTTGCTCCGAGTCCATCATCCAGAAGTATATTAGCAGGCTTGATATCACCATGAATAACCTGAGTATACATTTGTGAATGCATATAGCCCAACGCTTCTGCACATTCAATGGCAATTCTTAACCGTGTATCCAAAGCTATGGGACTACTATCATGGTGAAGTATGTTACTCAGATTTCCTTTAGGAATATACTCCATGACCACCATCAGAGCATTTTCATCTATACAGTAGCCGACTAATCTTACTACATTCTTGTGATTGATCTCACGGTGGACgatcaactctttggcaaaatttTCTTTTACATTGTAGATAAACCTCTTGACTGCAACCTTACTTTTGTCCTCAAGGACTCCTTGATAAACCTCTCCAAACGCACCTCTACCGACTACAGTCCCATAGTTGCTGGTAAATCTTCTTATCTCCTCTTCTGTAAAACATTTCACATTATGGTTGCTACGTGCAATCCATTTCGACCTATGCTCTTCCGGGATAAGTTGTGTCACTATATTTTTTGGATGATCCATCTTTGGAAGTACCAAGGAACCTGTTCAACCATGGCAAATAAAAAAGTGCGTAAGAGTGCTGAATTTCCTTGGATTAATTCCAAATAAATTGGTAGGGATTTCAGATCCCCATTGGGCTAATAGGTGTTGTTTATATTCCATTACAGTTCATTTAGAAACAAAACCTTTCCTCTAGATTTCTATTTTCCCTTTCTTTGGAAAAGGGGATCACTATTTTACCGTTCCAGATATTTACACAGCACTGCAGAGAATCAATTGTGTTTGTCCATGGGTTACATCGCTAGAGGAAGTACAATGCAGGATAGAGTAAGCTTAATATTTATTGTTCAGTTTTGCTATGAATTTTGAATAAAAGCTTCATggttgcttccttgcagggaaaATGAAACAATGTTTTTAACATGAAGAAAACAGGTTGGAATCGATTAAACAAGGAAGTGAAGATTTTAAATCCAAATTGCTAATCTCGTGGAAGAAGACCCAGAGTGAAGTCTAACAAATGCAGTATAGACATAGGGATGGACATGGTTGAACCAAACATACCACTTCAGAAGAATGGACTCCGTAGCATAGAAGAATCAAGGGAGCCTTCTTTTGTTGGTGGACGCCCAGATCGCCCAGATCGTAACATAACTAGCATACTTTTACTCTGTTTCATGATTTGTCATCAACGACGGTCTACTCCCATGACAACTGCTACCGAGTTGAATAAGAGAAACGATTCTGTTCAGCTGAGTAATCCGATGCAGTGAGCGGACGCAACAACACACGCCGACCATGTCGAGGAGGAACTGTGGGGCCCtgctttttttaaagttttatggtTTCCTGATGTAAGTAGTTttggtttcaatttttttattgcTGCTTTTTTTGCATGAGAAAGTTTCAATCTATTCAACTTCAATCATGACAGTATAAAGTATATCAGAGATAATAAAAATTACAACCATGTTTGTGGACCACCTAACGACGACTACAAGCGCGGAGTAAGCCGAAGGTGCGTCTCCGTCATAGCCGCTCCCTCGCTACGGTCGGACAAACCTTGTTGTAGTAAGCAGTCGGAAAATCGTCGTGTTAAGGCCGCATAGGACCATCATACCTGAGCAGTAACCATCGCCGATGAAGAAAGTCGTAGATCGAAAGGATCAAACCCTTTTTTCACGAATACACAAAGCTTGCATATCATTTCATTGGCAGAAGGAGTAGAAAGAGTACATATGGGTACAACACATGACACGAATGCGGACATGCGTGGTCATGTTGCCCGaaagagagagacaaggatgctcgaccCATAAAGAGAATACAAACACAATTAAACCTACCAAACCCAAGCCAAAAGCGGTGATGCCAAACCAACGGGAACTCCGACATCTTCCGAGCCAAAACCGGGAACATCGCGAGCGACAAGATAGTGCCTTCAGGAAGGAATACGATGTCAAGGCACCATCACTATCCGGTCTGAGAAACCCAGCCCAAGGGTTTCCCCTGAGCTTGAAGAGGGGCGTAGCTAAAGATCTTGGTAGCACCTCCAAGAAGGAAACGGCATCCATGGGTGTCGTCGCTGCCAGCATCGGCAAGCTGAGCAGGGATCTCTCTTGGCCTGAAGCTGAGCGTCCCATAGCCGTCGAATTCGAAATTGTAGATGTAAAAGCCAACGCTGGTCGAAACCACCAAGTTAGGAAGGGGTTGGCGGGGCTGCACCTGCGGTCGGAGGGTTGCACCTCCAACGAACCCACGAGCATAGGGTCAGGCAAAAGGTTGAGGCTTTGAGGCGTACGTGGTAGGGCGGGCAACAGGGCAGACCACACATGGGTTCTAAGGCGACGACATCTAGCAATGCCGACAAGCGAGGACTCGAGGCACGTAGATCCAAGTTGTTGTGGCCTTAGCTGTCGGGACATCGACGAGCAAAGTGAGCTAGAAGGGATGCAGCTACCTAGTCGCAGAGGTCGAAGCTGCCCGGTAGGGGACGCCAACAGCAAGGGACAACGGAGAGACGCTGGCCCAAGGCCGCCGAGGCAGGAATAACGTCGGTAAGGACCACTACGAGTAGCCCGAAACCAGCCACAACCACAGATGCTTCGCCGCTTTGACTCAAGAGCCGTCATCGTGGCTCGAGGGGATTGGTCTCCTGCACGGGAGGCAAGCAGTGGGCACCCACGCAACCGACCGTAGGCCCCAAGCCGCAGCCACCGCCGACCAGGCCGTGGGGTTCGGAAGCTACAAGTGGGATGGTGTTCATAGCGACGGCCAGGAGTGCTGGATTCGCCGCCAGCAGGCAGGCTCGAGCAGCAGCTGGTGGGAGAGCACCCAAGATGCGTCAGGAGGATCCCGGGGGTGCATGCTGAAGGGGTGAAGGCGCGTGGGGTGGAAGCGGCCGCTGCGACCAAGGATGTCGTGGGAGGCGCGGATAGCCGGAGAAGCGGGGCCATGGCGTCGGGGAGGGGGGACCAGATCCACCGCTGCTGGACCAGCGGGAGGTGTGGCGCCATCATGGCAGGGGATGGAGCGGGCGTGGTCGGGGGAGGGGGGTTGCGGGCGCAAGGGATGCAGATCCCCCCTGCCGCCTTCCTGGGCCCAGGCTCGGCTTCGTCGACCGCCCCTCCGGCAATGGCATGCGAGGAAGGCGGTGTCGGGGGGTGCTTCTTGCGGTGGCTAGGGTTCCCCGCGTGTCGTCAGAGGAGGGCGACCATAGATGAATAAACCCACTTCATCCGAACCTGTAACCACCCAAACAAAGACGAAGAAGAGCGAATTCAAACAGATCCATCGAAGACTAGCACCGATCCAATCTCGCAAGATCCAACGAAACACACCTTCAAACATCCTTCGACGAAGCTAAACGCACCATCGGAACAGGGATAGAACATGGGAGAATTTATTCCTACCCAGGGACATCGCATCCGACACACCACCCAACCAAGATGTTGAATCTAATAAGAACAAAAAGGGGGTCCCTCCCGCCAGCAGGGGGCCGAGGTCCTCCGCACCTCCATGGCGTAAAGGCCATTGAAGATGGGGCGGACCAGCAACGGCGCTGACGGGAAGGGAAGGAAGATCCAGGCCTTTTTTTTGTGGAGGAGGAAAAgagatttgtttcctttttgtatTGTTTTTTTTAAATCCTTTTTGTATTGTTGGTTTGTAATAAGATAGCTAACTTATCATGCCAAATAGTTGCTCTATCCTCGAAAGTGCCTTTCTGCTCcctagctcatttgagctcgggcgaacagtaaaataaaaaaaaatcaaaaaatatttaaaaaattctgaatttttttttgagaccAACTTTGACGAAAGTTCTAAGTGCATGCAAAAAATTGGCATGAACTAACATTTCTACAAGGCGtgacaaaataaacaaaatggatgctctgaaaatgcgcattttcagagcatccattttgtttattttgtcaCGCCTTGTAGAAATGTTAGTTCATGCCAAAGTTTTACATGCACTTGGAACTTTTGTCAAAGTTGGtctcaaaaaatttcagaattttttgaacattttttaattttttccgattttactgttcaccgagctcaaatgagctcgggagcagaTACTCCACGTCCATCTATCCTCTCTTTTCTTTCTATCTCTCTACTAGCTAAgtacccgtgcgttgccacgaaaTAAAAAAAGTATATGGACACAAAAAACTATTCTAATTCAGAAATATGCATTGAGCATGGCAATATGTGATTTCAGTTCAGAAGATTTACTTCCGCTCTAGcattttgttttccttgttggacTGAATATCACATAAAAAAGGCtggctacagggttaaatctttcgaaaaaccGTACCCGTAAAACAAGAACTGGGCAAAGAAAACAATAATTGATATCATCATAGAAATGTGTGGTCAATTCTAGATTACATTCTATTGTGTGTTGTCAGATCGTCATAATAAGAAAATTCTAAAATGCAGATATCATTACATAGAAAATGAAGGGTACATCTTATTCAGTAGAGGGTTCCTTCTCTCCCAGCTTACACTTTCTCCTTGGTATCCAAAAGATTCTCAAACTGATGTGACTCCTAATGGGTGTAATTAGCTTATTTTTGTTCAAACTTGTATACATATCATTAGGATATTTCAACGCTCATACACTACTTTCACTATTTTACACAACAAGACTCTTCCCTTCACCCTCCCTGCGCACGACACCATAATAGTATTATACCTTCCCGATTGGGACATGAATTTTTCATCGCCTCTTAATTGTTTTAGATCTTTCTTTGTACACAAAAGATGAAATGACACCCTCAAAGTTAGCGAAGGATCATGTGGATTTGGCTGTGACCaccaaaaagaaacaaaatacaTGAAAAGATAAAATTAACGTACACAAAGACTGGAACGGTAAAACAATAGTatcatttttttttctattttcctatGAGCTTAGACAACCAAATTAGATCAAATATCCACCTATACAATATAAAGAATACGAAGTTGAAGTTGTCGCGCCTCAGTGAGAACGGATACACAGATCATTAACATGACATATGACAGTTAAATGTAAAGTTCAGCTTTAATGCCAAACACAAATCTAGTAAAAGTGCATCTGTTCATGGATGTTATGTAACTttcaacaataacaaaaataCGGAGATTTGATTGTACCTGCAATAGTAAGATAGGCCAACAAGCTTTCAGTTGTCGGTAGAAACGTAGTTTAcatcgcaaaagaatttatcttcTTGGTCTAGAACATATGAGAAATTTACTACAAGAGCATCTTATCCTTAGTGATCCAAGTTCTTCTATTGCACGAGTGGAGAAACATGGGATATTCACTAAGACGATCAGAAACACTGCTTTGGGTGATATCTTTTCCTTGGACGTCCATATGAGAATATCACTCTGATCATATCCACCAACATCTAGTATAAATCTAAAGCATGATGTAAGATATATCAAGCGGCACATGTTTTCCTCACTTCATGATGAGCAAGCAGAAATGGCAATGCGACCATTCAAGTATATAAAAATATGTGGGTCTAGTGATCACCTAGAGGCGCATATAATGGCTGATCCCGTAGGTGATGTCCCCGAGCGACCACTTCCCTAGTACATGTTCGTACTCGAATGACACCATCCTCACGGCTCGCCGCCAAGGCCACTACTTTCCTCTAGCCGTCGGCTCCTCTTGGTCCATGTATGCCTTTTCTTCCCCCTCAACGACAATCCGCCTGTGCCACAAAGATGTAAAAGTAGATATGCGAACCTGCAAATCAATCAACATGTAGTTGTCACAATCTAGTCACTACGGTTTTACCAAAAGGCTTGATAAAAATGTTAAAGGAAAAGCAAGGTTTACAAATAGAAGTCTCTTACACTATTTTCCAAGAGTGTCTTTGAGATGTTGACATCAAGTATTTTAACAGAGCAGCATGGAGTACTCACATTAAAATAAGCAAAATGCATTCTAGAGCATTTCAATTAATAGCAGGTTGCAGATTAGTCTGTACCTGCAAAGTGTGAACTACTGAATTCTTTTGGCTTCTTGCCCATGCCAAAAGGACCATAGCCATAACTGCAAGTCCATAGGGACTGCAAATAAGTTGTTCACACGCATGTCACTTATATCACAAAAATATTGCAGTTATGCAAGATGCAGAGGTATGTTGCTAAATGATATAGCATTTTGTTAGCAAGATTGAGCAAACAGTGATTATCAACGAAGATGGAAACTAACTTTCTGGAGTAACCCTGTTTCATTTCGGTCTTATCTATTTATTGGGCACTTCAGGCAAATGCATTGATCAAGTGAAAAAAAATACATCATCACATGCTCGGTGAAAGAGTTTAATATATGTGGGCAGTTGTAGAGTGTCTTAGAGCATACGAGAACATAAGATGTCATCATGGGTATTTCCACTTTCTATAGAAAGTCTATTCTTTTGAATTCTTCGTGATGTCATACATATATGTGCATGCTTGATTGTAATAAAATTCACAATAGTAATAGCTATATGCTGACCCTGGGTATGGAAAACATGAactttttgtttctagaaaatttATTAAACAACTTGTCTGCATGAAATGGAAGTGTTGCTTATgtaaaattaaataaaaaaggAGCAGATAATATGTGCTTATCTTACAATGAAGGCCTTTGCAAAGCTAACATATACGGCAAAGATATATTTATATTTGTCTCATTTTCATATCCACAATTGTTGGAAGAGCTTTTCCTttgcttttcttctcttttttccaaGCAACATCTTGAAATAGACGGAACTCAATGAAGGAAACAAAAGTTGATGTTCAAAAACCCACGAGCTTTAGCTAAAACTTTATGATAAAATTCTGAAGTTATTTTAGAACAACTCCCCAAACTACAGCTCTAGCTATTTATCCATGAAAGGGTCCACAAATTAGTCATAGCCTAAACTAATTGGTTGGGATCAGGAGAGCTAGACAAAACTTCAGAAAGCTAGTTACACCAAATTTGTATGAATAATGAATTAGTGCATGCTGAACTTGATATCTACACAAACAAAAAGGCGTTGCTTTATATACAAAAGGCACCAAATGGATGTACCAGAATAATTACTAAACTGCAGTTGCGACATGGAAGAGGTCGTGAGTGGATGTGTTTGCAAACATTGCCTGCAGGAACTCTTCCACAACAAAGCCATGATCAGTACAACAAGCTAGAACTGAAACTTATTCTCCATCCATGTGCCAATCTATGACTCTCACACAGCAGTCCTATAGATGCAAGTTATTACAGTACCTTTTCAGTTAATGTCGGATGAGGATGAGCACCACAATAGCAGTTGTTCGTGCCGCTGAGCAAGCAAGGGTGGTCATCTTCTCTTCCTTGATCTTGTATAGCGAGTTACATCAGTTTCTCATATTCAATGGATCCAATTCTATTATTTTCTATTGTGAATCCCACACGGACCTGTCACTTCCCATCTTTCCTCATGAACATTACTTCTCCTCAATCGAAAATGAACTTTTACTTCCAATCCCACACCTTATTTCTTAAATTCGTTTTCCCTTGTAAATTCAGTGTTCTATGGACAGATCCACATCCATGGCGAGTAGTTGTGTACCTAATAATTCGAGAGCCGTCACAAGCCTGATCAGACGTATATGCTCATCACCACAACAGTAAGGGGAGGTCAAACCTGGCAGGGGGCGCAGGAGCAAGGCCAAGCACGCGGCCGAGGCAGCCACGACCCCTTCGTTTTTGTCACCGTCGCCCACTGGACATTATGGTGCTCGTGCCGGACGCCCCGCACATCGTGTGCGTGCGGCCTCTGCGCACCGTTGCTTTCCGGCCTCCCCGTGAGGCGCGCGCAGCCTCCACCCTCGCCGTCTGGCCCCAGGTGATTTGCGGCCTCCACCGTTGCCGTCCCACCCTCCCGTCGGGTGCGTGCGGCCTTTATTGTTGGGGATGGGATGGCCGGAGGGGCTGGGCAGGTGGGGGGCGACGGGACGGGTGCGGGGGTGGGCAGGCGCGGCGTGGGATCAACGGGGCGTGAGGGCCGACAGGGCTgggatggccggcggcgagggggTCAGGGGTGGGCGGCGTGGCGTGGGTTTCAGCGGGGCTGGGTTCGTCGACCACGAGGGGGTCGGGGTGGGCGGGGCATCGTGTGGGCTGGCGGGGCGGGTGCGGGGGTGGACGAGCGCGGGGCTGAGGGATGGGGAAGAGGTGCGCGGGGTGGTGGGGGTTATCGTTTCGTTAACGAAGACACTTCGTTAACAATGTACGAGGTGGGAGGTTGAGGGCGTTTTTTTAGTGAACCGGTTGTTTTTTTATTTAATCGGCTGGTTTATGGAGGGTTGAAAAAAAAAAATCGATGGAAGTGTTAGCGGGAGGAGGTGGGGATTGtacgaggtcgaaccatcacgacgacggtagattcccctttaatagtagagatatatAGAAATGGTATTATCCGGACGGTGGTTCACAGCAAAACATGCATCTGCGTGTGCAAAAGTGGTCCGCATGAACACATGACTTGTGGTTGGGACCTGTCATTTAAAGAAATTTGTGCgtgtattttttttcttcagaaagaaAAACCCCATCTTCATCTTAAAGTAAAAAAAAGATCTTTCTCACAACACGTGGACATTACATccatctcaaaaaaaaaactaaaaaattatcaaaaagaagaagaaaaaagtttCACTTTCATCTTTCAAAAATAATCTCCAATTTTTTTTCTCAATTTCATCTTTTAAAAATAATatccaaaaaagttcaaaaggttTCTTGCCCCGGCCAACCAGCATCCCCATGCTGGTTGGCCATCCTTCTCCCACACGTTAATGTGCTTGACGATCCCTTTTCTAACAGCGGCTTACGAGGGAGCACTTTAGTCTCGTTGTCATGGAGGTGTATATGGTAGCAATAAACAATTAAACAATCAAACAAAAATTTGAAAGTTCTCACTTATCATTTCTCCTGTGTGCTTCCTGTTATCTTTGacgtttgggttttctttttgatGATGCACACAGACCCAAAGTTAGAGCAAATATAGACCCCGCAAAAACTCGATCCGCAAAATGCGTTTGCGGTTTCACGAAGATCGCGTTTGCGAGTCGAAAACATGCGCGGCCGAACAGAATCCGTATCAAAACCTGTATAGTTTGAAAAAACACTTTCGCGGAAAAATTGCACAAGCATAGTTCATCACATAATCAACAAACTACAAGCATagttatactacatactacgttaAACTAGTAATAGAGGAGTCGGATCTGACGGCGGCGAGGTCGCGGTAAATGAACGACGCCGTGGAAGAGCCGAACGCTCAATCCTCCTCGCCGGAGCTGCACAGGTCGACGTACTTCTCCGCCTGCTCCGCGCGGATGCGAGGCCACTCCTCAGCCTTCTCGTTGGCGGCGACGTTGGC
This window encodes:
- the LOC123428121 gene encoding serine/threonine-protein kinase PBL13-like, coding for MDHPKNIVTQLIPEEHRSKWIARSNHNVKCFTEEEIRRFTSNYGTVVGRGAFGEVYQGVLEDKSKVAVKRFIYNVKENFAKELIVHREINHKNVVRLVGYCIDENALMVVMEYIPKGNLSNILHHDSSPIALDTRLRIAIECAEALGYMHSQMYTQVIHGDIKPANILLDDGLGAKISDFGISRLVNTKKTLYTVNVIGSIGYMDPLFAQNGRLTAKSDVYSFGVVLLELITRKKARTEDGEIGLVESFIQSLSKGFRRVREMFDPEIVTSSNMKIIEEIARLACKCLRMEHDKRPEMLEVAECLRKLRKAPHQVQERLALFSWVRKNKQAPAETPLVETVAPAETTPNTVRKNKQAPAETPLTVAPAETTPNTVRKNKQAPAETPLVETVAPAETTPNTVRKNKQAPAETPLTVAPAETTPNTVRKNKQAPAESPLVETVAAAETTPNTVRKNKQAPAETPLVEAVAPAETTPNTPSQESNASNPKTVIVAPAKAALSQENSSSTQYVGTFIVRPTVASQLFELDDLLRAPAEILGKGTVGTTFKATLDSGYELVVRRLRGVNLPKAEFEQHIRLIGSIQNKHIVPLRWYYCEKGSGLAPLDWEQRLAISLAAARGVQAIHLAGPSSYHGNIKSSNILLTGTHDACVSEHGLIRLGNYSNSSGYRAPEVTHNRWVSQKSDVYSFGILLLELLTRKSQDKERVDLPRWVCSIIPEEWMAEAFDVELREQEQKDGEEECMVRLLQLGINCCSQDPGSRPAMSDVVQQIEEIQQS